The following proteins are co-located in the Dehalococcoides mccartyi 195 genome:
- a CDS encoding phage holin family protein yields MKEFWNSIQLAFAAVGGWLGYFLGGCDGLLIALIIFAVCDYITGVMCAIVDKKLSSEVGFKGICRKVLIFVLVGIGNVVDVQVLGQPGVLRTAIIFFYLSNEGLSLTENSAHLGLPIPEKLKAVLEQLHDRDSEEEHKHDE; encoded by the coding sequence ATGAAAGAATTCTGGAACTCTATTCAATTAGCTTTTGCCGCTGTCGGAGGATGGCTGGGCTACTTCCTTGGAGGATGTGACGGGCTGCTGATTGCCCTGATTATCTTTGCTGTCTGCGACTATATCACTGGTGTTATGTGCGCCATCGTCGATAAGAAGCTGTCCAGCGAAGTGGGCTTCAAAGGCATCTGCCGCAAAGTGCTCATCTTCGTGCTTGTCGGTATTGGAAACGTCGTTGATGTTCAGGTGCTCGGCCAGCCGGGAGTGCTCAGAACGGCGATCATCTTTTTCTATTTGTCCAATGAGGGTCTGTCTCTGACAGAAAACTCCGCTCATCTCGGACTACCTATCCCTGAGAAATTGAAAGCGGTTTTAGAGCAGCTCCACGACCGCGACAGTGAGGAGGAACACAAGCATGATGAATAA
- a CDS encoding SHOCT domain-containing protein, translating to MPNENTNVQSGYFTQERIQGDLDYSRAQDISKKMLDDGLISVAEFNKLTAINRETFSPLFAEIMPEIP from the coding sequence ATGCCAAACGAAAATACAAATGTTCAATCTGGATATTTTACACAGGAGCGGATTCAAGGCGATCTGGACTATAGCCGGGCGCAGGATATCTCCAAAAAGATGCTCGATGACGGCCTGATTTCTGTGGCTGAATTCAACAAATTAACCGCCATCAATCGGGAAACTTTCTCTCCCTTGTTCGCGGAAATAATGCCAGAAATACCTTGA
- a CDS encoding LysM peptidoglycan-binding domain-containing protein yields the protein MIAQARAWLGKKESDGSHREIIDVYNSHKPLARGYAVKYTDAWCATFVSALAIKCGLTDIIPTECGCGQMVTLFQKLGEWIENDAYLPSPGDVIFYDWQDSGSGDNTGWPDHVGIVEEVSGKTITIIEGNKSDSVSRRTLQVNGKYIRGYGVPKYNTGSVTPDPVALRKTVDELAKEVLDGKWGNGTDRKERLTAAGYDYSAVQAKVNALVKAKSESAVFYTVKSGDTLSSIAQKYDTSVSAIQKLNPTLIKNVNLILTGWKIRVK from the coding sequence ATCATCGCACAAGCAAGAGCATGGCTTGGAAAGAAGGAATCCGACGGCAGCCATAGAGAAATTATTGACGTCTATAACAGCCACAAGCCCCTCGCCAGAGGATATGCCGTGAAATACACAGACGCATGGTGTGCAACTTTTGTTTCTGCCCTCGCCATCAAGTGCGGCCTGACCGATATCATTCCGACCGAATGCGGCTGCGGTCAGATGGTCACCCTTTTCCAAAAGCTCGGTGAGTGGATTGAAAATGATGCTTATCTCCCTTCTCCCGGCGATGTTATCTTCTATGACTGGCAGGATTCTGGTTCCGGAGACAACACCGGCTGGCCAGATCACGTCGGTATCGTCGAGGAGGTTTCCGGCAAGACCATCACCATCATCGAAGGAAATAAGAGCGATTCTGTCAGCAGACGAACGCTGCAGGTCAACGGCAAATACATCCGTGGCTATGGCGTACCGAAGTACAATACCGGCTCCGTCACTCCTGATCCGGTTGCTCTGAGAAAGACCGTGGACGAGCTCGCCAAGGAAGTGCTGGACGGCAAATGGGGAAACGGAACTGACCGCAAAGAACGCCTCACCGCTGCCGGGTATGATTATTCTGCTGTGCAGGCAAAGGTCAATGCTCTGGTGAAAGCAAAGAGTGAATCTGCTGTTTTCTATACCGTGAAAAGCGGCGATACCCTCTCTTCCATCGCCCAAAAGTATGACACCAGTGTTTCTGCGATTCAAAAACTCAATCCAACGCTCATCAAAAACGTAAACCTGATCCTGACCGGCTGGAAGATTAGAGTGAAATAA
- a CDS encoding class I SAM-dependent RNA methyltransferase gives MNEITPEIIENVCLEKGANSGLTKVTLTDRTLEIFGGIPGETADIRLFTHKAGRGYAQVIKVHNPSAERVPPACPYFGDCTGCTFQHISYPHQLKLKHQIILAEFEKAGLDSTYISEVIPSAAEYGYRNHARFSIYHAKLGFVNRFSRRHVQVDHCRIMNSGINKVLAELQDKCGETRQLSIRHASNKDSYLIQPKLTKADISIESGQKEYHDLLLGHDFCISAASFFQVNNPQAEKMAGLIKKHLNLSGGETLVDAYAGVGTFAVLLSPDCNRVIAIEESAAAIKDARLNIAGIDNIELIQSKTEDVISQFQGQMDALILDPSRSGAHPSVLASICQNPPRNLVYVACDPSSLARDLKILLGGPFELSQVIPVDMFPQTYHVETVCLMSRVEGK, from the coding sequence ATGAACGAAATTACACCTGAAATCATTGAAAATGTCTGCCTGGAAAAAGGCGCTAACTCCGGGCTTACCAAAGTAACCCTGACTGACCGTACCCTGGAAATTTTCGGGGGTATTCCGGGAGAAACGGCAGATATCCGCCTTTTTACCCATAAAGCCGGACGCGGCTATGCTCAGGTAATAAAAGTGCATAACCCCTCTGCCGAAAGGGTCCCTCCTGCCTGCCCGTATTTTGGTGATTGTACCGGCTGCACCTTCCAGCATATAAGCTATCCCCACCAGCTGAAACTAAAGCACCAGATTATCTTGGCCGAATTTGAAAAAGCAGGGCTGGACAGCACTTATATCTCAGAGGTAATACCCTCAGCAGCCGAATATGGCTACCGCAATCATGCCCGTTTTTCCATATATCACGCCAAGCTGGGTTTTGTAAACCGGTTTTCACGCCGCCATGTACAGGTAGACCACTGCCGTATAATGAACTCCGGCATAAATAAAGTCCTGGCAGAACTGCAAGATAAATGCGGAGAGACCCGCCAGCTTTCCATCCGCCACGCAAGCAATAAAGACAGTTATCTTATCCAGCCTAAACTGACAAAAGCCGATATAAGCATTGAAAGCGGGCAGAAAGAGTACCATGACCTGCTGCTGGGGCATGATTTTTGCATATCTGCCGCTTCGTTTTTTCAGGTAAACAACCCCCAGGCCGAAAAAATGGCCGGACTCATAAAAAAACACCTGAACCTTAGCGGCGGGGAAACGCTGGTAGATGCCTATGCCGGAGTGGGTACATTTGCAGTCCTGCTCAGCCCTGACTGCAACAGGGTAATAGCCATTGAGGAATCTGCCGCCGCCATCAAGGATGCCCGCCTGAATATTGCAGGCATAGATAATATTGAACTTATCCAGTCTAAAACAGAGGACGTTATCAGCCAGTTTCAGGGGCAAATGGACGCACTTATACTTGACCCGTCACGTAGCGGAGCCCACCCGTCTGTCTTAGCCAGCATATGCCAAAACCCGCCCCGTAACCTGGTATATGTGGCTTGTGACCCGTCTTCACTGGCCAGAGACCTCAAAATACTGCTTGGCGGCCCGTTTGAACTTTCACAGGTAATACCGGTGGATATGTTCCCCCAGACTTACCATGTCGAGACGGTCTGCTTGATGTCAAGGGTCGAAGGAAAATAG
- a CDS encoding recombinase family protein yields MKKVTKIAEAANTKVKLKKIRVAAYCRVSTDSDAQLESLEAQKTHYETYITSRDDWEFAGLYYDEGITGTKKDKRPELMRLIGDCKAGRIDFIVTKSISRFSRNTTDCLELVRKLLDLNIPIFFEKENINTGSMESELFLAILSGMAESESVSISENSKWSIQKRFENGTFKCSYPPYGYDWDGEQMVINPEQAAVVKEIFAALLSGKGTHAIADDLNRRGVSSKRGGRWTATTIRGMLSNEKYVGDCLFQKTYSDSQFVRHNNHGEQTQYMVTEHHEPIISREDFEAARIFISQRASEKGVTKGTDKYQNRYAFSGKIICGECGDTFKRRIHSCTDHKYIAWCCNTHIKDKDRCHMLFVKDDALKQAFTTMLNKLIFSHRQILKPYLESLKTSSSDDSLHRIQQIQTLLAQNTEKRETLTMLMTQGIIDPVLYSQETNELLSQADSFRDEIEALKNEVSGDVNKVTETTALIHFAEKSAMLQEFDKDLFDRYVKRIIVHSRNDIRFELKCGLTLRERK; encoded by the coding sequence TTGAAAAAAGTAACAAAAATCGCGGAAGCAGCGAACACAAAAGTCAAGCTCAAGAAGATCAGGGTAGCCGCCTACTGCCGCGTCTCCACAGATTCCGATGCACAGCTTGAAAGCCTTGAGGCTCAGAAGACGCACTACGAAACCTACATCACTTCCCGTGATGACTGGGAGTTCGCAGGCCTCTACTACGACGAGGGTATCACCGGTACTAAGAAAGATAAGCGTCCGGAGCTCATGCGGCTCATCGGTGACTGCAAAGCCGGTAGGATAGATTTCATTGTTACGAAGTCTATCAGCCGCTTCAGCAGAAATACAACGGACTGCTTAGAGTTGGTCAGAAAGCTGCTTGATCTGAACATTCCGATCTTCTTCGAGAAGGAGAACATCAACACCGGATCGATGGAGAGCGAGCTTTTTCTGGCAATCCTCTCCGGCATGGCCGAAAGTGAATCTGTTTCCATATCAGAAAACAGCAAGTGGTCAATTCAGAAACGCTTCGAAAACGGAACCTTCAAATGCAGCTACCCACCCTACGGATATGATTGGGACGGCGAACAGATGGTAATCAACCCTGAGCAGGCAGCTGTGGTAAAAGAAATCTTCGCAGCTCTGCTCTCCGGCAAAGGCACACACGCCATCGCGGATGACTTGAACCGTCGCGGCGTTTCTTCCAAGCGAGGCGGACGCTGGACGGCCACAACTATACGCGGCATGCTTTCAAATGAGAAATACGTCGGCGACTGCCTTTTCCAGAAAACCTATTCTGATTCACAATTTGTCCGACACAACAACCACGGTGAGCAGACGCAATACATGGTCACGGAGCATCACGAACCGATCATCAGTCGTGAGGATTTTGAAGCTGCAAGGATTTTTATAAGTCAGCGGGCTTCCGAAAAAGGCGTGACAAAAGGTACCGATAAATACCAAAACCGATATGCTTTCTCCGGCAAGATCATCTGCGGTGAATGCGGCGACACCTTCAAGCGCCGGATTCATAGCTGCACCGATCACAAATACATCGCGTGGTGCTGCAACACCCATATCAAAGACAAGGATAGGTGCCACATGCTATTTGTAAAAGACGATGCGCTGAAGCAGGCATTCACCACGATGTTGAACAAGCTGATTTTTTCACACCGGCAAATCCTGAAGCCTTACTTAGAATCGTTAAAAACCTCATCGTCAGATGATTCCCTTCATCGTATTCAGCAGATTCAAACCCTTCTGGCTCAGAATACCGAAAAGCGTGAGACTCTTACAATGCTCATGACGCAGGGAATCATTGATCCCGTACTCTACAGTCAGGAAACAAACGAACTGCTTTCACAGGCAGACAGTTTCCGAGATGAGATTGAAGCCCTGAAGAATGAAGTCTCCGGGGATGTAAATAAAGTCACCGAAACCACAGCACTGATTCATTTCGCAGAAAAGAGCGCCATGCTTCAGGAGTTCGACAAAGACTTATTTGACAGATATGTAAAGCGCATCATCGTTCATTCCAGAAACGATATCCGGTTTGAACTGAAATGCGGCCTGACGCTCAGGGAAAGGAAGTGA
- a CDS encoding integrase, whose product MGHTPYGYRIKSGCAVINEEEAAKIRNLYENYIAGMAQSKAAIEAGIETYHSSAKRLMQNRHYLGDDFYPAIIDQETFDKAEAIRLERAGKLGRLNLLKSSKPIKVPTHFWFAEAEKEYEDPRLQAEYLYSLIESEAI is encoded by the coding sequence ATGGGACATACACCATACGGATACAGAATTAAGAGCGGTTGCGCTGTGATTAACGAAGAAGAAGCCGCTAAAATCAGGAACCTATACGAGAATTACATCGCCGGAATGGCACAGTCAAAAGCTGCCATCGAGGCAGGCATCGAGACCTACCACAGCTCAGCCAAGCGCCTAATGCAAAACAGGCACTACCTTGGCGATGATTTCTACCCGGCAATCATCGATCAAGAGACCTTCGACAAGGCAGAAGCGATTCGTCTGGAACGTGCCGGTAAGCTCGGAAGGCTGAACCTTCTGAAAAGCTCAAAGCCTATAAAGGTTCCGACACACTTCTGGTTTGCAGAAGCGGAGAAAGAATACGAAGATCCGAGGCTACAGGCAGAGTATCTGTACAGCCTCATTGAAAGCGAGGCGATCTAA
- a CDS encoding PAS domain S-box protein: protein MPKISKTKAQLAAELEELQCRYEQLLSVTASPVFPESKPLPASSEVSKTVSDISKYKNISLAQERLPGQSALEDKELAFAMMSNSYALQSIMDNTTIQLAFLDRDFNFIKVNRAYVKNCGHTEEELIGFNHFVLFPNAENEAIFRKAVETGESVEFHDKPFEYADQPWRGITYWDWSLVPIKSSDGRVQGLVFSLLETTVRKHMEIALKNSLEETRRRIHETAVLLEASRAILERPGLQEAAIAIYSSCKKITSCQSGFIGQIEGDVCRIIYADSTNKHFQFPSSILLRGLALQASLSGKSVLENDLTLDEDNELFKDSCRDLKNALFTPVRLGGRSVGLLALFDKPGGFDVSDIRVASSFRSLAAIAFRSSRTRQMLEESEKRYRFLFNSSGDAVFVHYITPDGEKSNFIEVNEVACKRLGYSRKELLSMSPSQIDDPAFDASVAEAVKKLNEEERAIFEQRHLRRDGTFVPVELNIQRFELGDRFVVISVARDITERKKAEAALKLERDKLRGILDAMEDGVYIVDADYEIEYINPPLMAQFGPISGRKCYDYFHERQIPCSYCKSKEVLNGQTVRWAWHSSHNQRDYELMATPIKNPDGTTSKLTIFHDVTERSHMQRIILRYQAGLLAQAERIAHIGNWDYDLLGHSMILSDEVYNILGLRSEDGLPGFKQIMEIVHPEDRDMLRSEAQKAVVSGSRLNIQHRIIRPDGHLRYVHELAEITLSDTGVPQRVLGTIQDITEHKMAEEALRDSERRYRLLADNMVAFVWTIDGHLNISYLSPSTIRLLNYYPEDILGKHISMVFTPESYEKLLYVYQQVRKSGSELIVNPLELDVKRQDGKVILTETLMRPLYDENHHFLGILGVSRDISERKAAEYELHTLSQRLVELQEEERSIIARELHDQIGQSLTVLKLMLDKAKDSPPDKTEELLAEAQPLVSELISSVRNMSLDLRPRMLDDLGLLPALLWYFDRFTSQTGINVNFQHAGLKRKFSPQLGTAVYRIIQEALTNVVRYAGVDNVLVRAKADKNQLALVIQDKGKGFNPAQRATGMSSGLKGMKERVRFLGGKLDIESKPGEGTHIIVELPLNEERDRINGGEP from the coding sequence ATGCCCAAGATTAGCAAGACCAAAGCCCAGCTGGCAGCCGAACTTGAGGAATTGCAGTGCCGTTATGAGCAGTTACTTTCAGTTACGGCATCTCCGGTCTTTCCGGAAAGTAAGCCTCTGCCTGCATCTTCAGAAGTTTCCAAAACTGTTTCAGACATAAGCAAATATAAAAATATAAGTTTAGCCCAAGAGAGGCTGCCCGGTCAGTCCGCTTTAGAGGATAAAGAGCTTGCCTTTGCAATGATGTCTAACAGTTATGCTTTGCAATCTATCATGGATAATACCACTATCCAGCTGGCTTTTTTGGATCGGGATTTTAATTTTATAAAAGTTAACCGGGCTTATGTAAAAAATTGCGGGCATACGGAAGAAGAATTGATAGGTTTCAATCATTTCGTTCTCTTTCCCAATGCTGAAAACGAAGCTATTTTTAGAAAAGCGGTTGAAACCGGCGAATCAGTAGAATTCCATGACAAACCCTTTGAGTATGCTGACCAGCCGTGGAGGGGTATTACATACTGGGATTGGAGTTTAGTGCCAATCAAAAGTTCTGACGGGCGGGTGCAGGGGCTGGTATTTTCCCTGCTGGAAACCACTGTCCGTAAGCATATGGAAATAGCTCTGAAAAATTCGCTTGAGGAAACCCGGCGGCGTATCCACGAAACAGCGGTTTTGCTGGAGGCATCACGTGCCATACTGGAGCGCCCCGGTCTTCAGGAAGCTGCTATTGCAATTTATTCTTCTTGCAAAAAAATCACCTCCTGCCAGAGCGGTTTTATAGGGCAAATAGAGGGTGATGTCTGCCGTATTATTTATGCGGATAGCACTAATAAGCACTTTCAATTCCCTTCATCTATACTGCTTAGAGGTCTGGCTTTGCAGGCCAGTTTAAGCGGGAAGTCTGTACTGGAAAATGATTTAACCCTGGATGAAGATAATGAGTTATTCAAAGACAGTTGCCGGGATTTAAAAAATGCCCTTTTTACGCCGGTGCGTCTTGGCGGGCGGAGTGTGGGGCTGCTGGCTCTTTTTGATAAACCCGGCGGGTTTGACGTATCCGATATCCGGGTGGCTTCGTCATTTCGGTCTTTGGCGGCTATCGCATTTCGGAGCAGCCGGACCCGCCAGATGCTGGAGGAGAGTGAAAAGCGTTACCGCTTTTTGTTTAATAGTTCCGGAGATGCGGTGTTTGTTCACTACATAACTCCGGATGGTGAAAAAAGTAACTTTATTGAAGTGAACGAAGTGGCTTGCAAGCGGCTTGGGTATAGCCGTAAAGAACTGCTTAGTATGTCTCCCAGCCAGATAGATGACCCGGCTTTTGATGCATCGGTGGCGGAAGCTGTTAAGAAACTGAATGAAGAAGAACGGGCTATCTTTGAGCAGCGGCATCTGCGCCGTGACGGTACATTTGTACCTGTTGAACTTAATATCCAGCGGTTTGAACTGGGAGACCGGTTTGTGGTTATTTCGGTAGCCCGTGATATTACCGAGCGTAAAAAGGCTGAAGCTGCCCTGAAACTGGAGAGGGATAAACTGCGGGGGATACTGGATGCTATGGAGGACGGTGTTTACATTGTAGACGCTGATTATGAGATAGAGTATATTAATCCGCCGCTTATGGCTCAGTTCGGACCTATATCCGGCAGGAAATGCTACGACTATTTTCATGAGCGCCAGATTCCTTGCAGCTATTGCAAAAGTAAAGAGGTGCTAAACGGCCAGACTGTCCGGTGGGCTTGGCATTCCTCCCATAACCAGCGTGATTATGAGCTTATGGCCACGCCTATAAAAAATCCTGATGGCACTACTTCCAAACTGACTATTTTCCATGATGTCACCGAGCGCAGCCATATGCAGCGGATTATTTTGCGTTATCAGGCTGGTTTACTGGCGCAGGCGGAGAGGATTGCCCATATAGGCAACTGGGATTATGACCTTTTGGGGCATAGCATGATACTTTCAGACGAGGTTTACAATATACTGGGGTTACGCTCTGAAGACGGGCTTCCCGGTTTTAAGCAGATTATGGAAATAGTCCACCCTGAGGATAGGGATATGCTGCGCAGTGAGGCCCAAAAGGCGGTAGTTTCCGGTTCAAGACTAAATATCCAGCACCGGATAATACGCCCTGACGGACACTTGCGGTATGTGCATGAACTGGCGGAAATCACCCTGAGTGATACCGGGGTTCCGCAGAGGGTGCTGGGAACTATTCAGGATATTACCGAGCATAAAATGGCCGAGGAAGCCCTGCGGGACAGCGAAAGGCGGTATCGTCTGCTGGCTGATAATATGGTGGCATTTGTCTGGACTATTGATGGGCACTTGAATATCAGTTACCTTTCCCCGTCTACTATCCGCCTGCTCAACTATTATCCTGAAGATATACTGGGCAAACATATTTCCATGGTATTCACCCCCGAATCTTATGAGAAACTGCTGTATGTGTACCAGCAGGTACGCAAAAGCGGTTCGGAGCTTATTGTGAACCCGCTGGAACTGGATGTAAAACGCCAGGACGGCAAAGTAATCTTGACCGAGACACTGATGCGTCCCCTGTATGATGAAAATCACCACTTTTTAGGTATACTTGGGGTTTCACGTGACATAAGCGAACGCAAGGCTGCCGAATACGAACTGCATACTCTTTCCCAGCGGCTGGTTGAGCTGCAGGAAGAAGAGCGGTCTATTATCGCCCGGGAACTGCACGATCAGATAGGGCAGTCCCTTACGGTTTTGAAGCTTATGCTGGACAAGGCAAAAGATAGTCCGCCGGATAAGACCGAAGAACTGCTGGCTGAAGCCCAGCCGCTGGTTAGCGAACTTATCAGCAGTGTCAGAAATATGTCACTTGATTTGCGCCCGCGGATGTTAGATGACCTGGGGCTTTTGCCGGCTTTGCTCTGGTATTTTGACCGCTTTACCAGCCAAACAGGAATAAACGTAAATTTCCAGCATGCCGGTCTCAAACGCAAGTTTTCTCCCCAGCTGGGTACGGCTGTATACCGTATTATTCAGGAAGCCCTGACTAATGTTGTGCGCTATGCGGGGGTTGATAATGTGCTGGTACGGGCCAAGGCGGATAAAAACCAGCTGGCGCTGGTAATCCAGGACAAGGGCAAGGGGTTTAACCCTGCCCAGCGGGCTACAGGTATGTCCAGCGGGCTGAAAGGTATGAAGGAACGGGTGCGTTTTCTCGGCGGTAAGCTGGATATAGAATCCAAACCGGGTGAGGGAACTCATATCATAGTTGAACTTCCTTTGAATGAAGAACGGGACAGGATTAACGGAGGCGAACCATGA
- a CDS encoding recombinase family protein: MGNVMVIPAKRQVGNTVKQSEQKKLRVAAYCRVSTDSDEQESSYEAQVTHYTEYIQKNPDWELAGIFADDGISGTNTKKRDEFNRMIDECMSGNIDMIITKSISRFARNTLDCLQYIRQLKDKNIPVYFEKESINTLDAKGEVLLTIMASLAQQESQSMSENIKLGLQYRYQQGKVQVNHNRFLGYTKDENGNLVIDPEQAEIVKRIYREYLEGSSMDKIASGLMADGILTGAGKEKWHTSTINKILRNEKYMGDALLQKTYTTDFLTKKRIKNNGTVPQYYVEGDHEAIIPKDLFMQVQAELVRRRVVHVSPTGKKRSFSCNHCFAQMVFCGDCGELYRRVHWNNHGCKSIVWRCISRLEPGSADTNCTNRTVNELLLQEVTVTVINQILTERGTFLKQLQANIAKAVVSADTLSPDGIQARLEELQKELIKKANNKQDYDAIADEILRLREQKEQSEVDSHHREEAMNRIKELQDFIFKQKTDITEFDEALVKKLIEKITVFADHFTVEFKSGITIDIEA, translated from the coding sequence ATGGGAAATGTTATGGTCATCCCGGCCAAAAGGCAGGTCGGGAACACGGTAAAACAATCCGAGCAGAAAAAGCTCCGCGTCGCAGCCTATTGCCGAGTCAGCACGGATTCCGACGAACAGGAAAGCAGCTATGAGGCGCAGGTCACGCATTACACGGAGTACATCCAGAAGAATCCCGACTGGGAACTGGCAGGCATATTTGCGGACGATGGCATATCCGGTACCAACACCAAAAAGCGTGACGAGTTCAACCGCATGATTGACGAGTGCATGTCCGGAAACATTGACATGATCATCACCAAGTCCATCAGCCGATTTGCCCGAAACACTCTCGACTGCCTCCAATACATCCGGCAGCTCAAGGACAAGAACATTCCGGTCTATTTCGAGAAGGAATCCATAAACACGCTGGATGCCAAAGGCGAGGTGCTCCTTACGATCATGGCGAGCCTTGCTCAGCAGGAAAGCCAATCAATGAGCGAGAACATAAAGCTCGGCCTTCAATACCGCTATCAGCAGGGCAAGGTTCAGGTTAACCACAACCGCTTCCTCGGCTATACCAAGGATGAGAACGGCAACCTTGTCATTGATCCGGAACAGGCCGAGATCGTAAAACGCATCTACCGGGAATACCTCGAAGGCTCCAGCATGGACAAGATTGCTTCCGGTCTTATGGCTGACGGCATTTTAACCGGTGCAGGAAAAGAAAAATGGCACACAAGCACCATCAACAAGATTCTCCGAAACGAGAAGTATATGGGTGACGCGCTGCTTCAAAAGACCTACACCACAGACTTCCTGACGAAGAAGCGCATCAAGAACAACGGCACCGTACCTCAATACTACGTTGAAGGCGACCACGAAGCGATCATTCCAAAAGACCTCTTCATGCAGGTGCAGGCGGAGCTTGTCCGTCGCCGAGTAGTCCACGTCAGCCCGACAGGCAAGAAACGCAGCTTCTCCTGCAATCACTGTTTTGCACAGATGGTTTTCTGCGGAGACTGCGGCGAGCTTTACCGGCGCGTTCACTGGAATAACCACGGCTGCAAGTCCATCGTCTGGCGCTGCATCAGCCGATTGGAGCCGGGCTCCGCAGACACAAACTGCACCAACCGGACGGTTAACGAGCTCCTGCTGCAGGAAGTCACGGTCACAGTCATCAATCAGATTCTGACAGAGCGCGGCACCTTTCTAAAACAGTTGCAGGCCAATATCGCCAAGGCCGTAGTCAGCGCCGATACCCTATCGCCGGATGGCATTCAAGCTCGGCTGGAAGAACTGCAAAAAGAGCTCATCAAGAAGGCAAACAACAAACAGGATTACGATGCCATCGCTGACGAAATCCTCAGACTCAGGGAACAGAAGGAACAGTCCGAGGTCGACAGCCACCACCGGGAAGAAGCCATGAACCGGATCAAGGAACTGCAGGACTTTATCTTCAAGCAGAAAACAGACATCACAGAGTTCGACGAAGCTCTGGTAAAAAAGCTCATCGAGAAGATCACCGTCTTTGCCGACCACTTCACTGTGGAATTCAAGTCCGGGATCACAATTGATATAGAGGCATAA